From a single Candidatus Dormiibacterota bacterium genomic region:
- a CDS encoding ketoacyl-ACP synthase III: MGRILAAHARVAATGMFVPERVLTNADFEKLVDTNDEWIVQRTGIKTRHVVSEGEHASTLAFNAIDDLLEHHPDVEIETVDYILVASTTSDYVYPSLAAMIQDRFGIPTTAGALDISGACAGFAYGINLATGLLASGQATRVLVVAADALTRSADYTDRSTCILFGDGAGVVLVEQSEKPGILGMTSGSDGSAGKYLFRTNFRFDINGTVDETRLLRQDGRNVFRWVIENIPNTIASILERAGLTLDDIDWFAPHSANLRMIEALNKRIGFPMEKTLLSVVDYGNTSAVSVPLALIPATRDGRVKSGDRILIIGFGGGLVSAGNVLVWP; encoded by the coding sequence ATGGGTCGTATTCTAGCAGCGCACGCGCGCGTCGCCGCAACCGGTATGTTTGTGCCGGAGCGTGTCCTGACGAACGCCGATTTCGAAAAGCTCGTCGATACCAACGACGAGTGGATCGTCCAACGCACGGGGATTAAGACGCGGCACGTCGTGAGCGAAGGCGAACACGCGAGCACGCTGGCCTTCAACGCGATCGACGATCTTCTCGAACATCACCCGGATGTCGAAATTGAAACGGTCGATTATATCTTGGTTGCGTCGACGACGTCGGATTACGTGTACCCCAGCCTTGCGGCGATGATTCAGGATCGCTTCGGCATACCGACGACGGCCGGAGCGCTCGATATCAGCGGCGCTTGCGCGGGATTCGCGTACGGCATCAATCTTGCGACCGGCCTGCTTGCCAGCGGCCAGGCCACGCGCGTGCTGGTTGTCGCCGCAGACGCTTTAACGCGCTCGGCCGACTACACCGACCGCTCGACGTGCATCCTTTTTGGCGACGGAGCCGGGGTCGTGCTGGTCGAGCAGAGCGAGAAACCCGGAATTCTGGGAATGACGTCGGGATCCGACGGTAGCGCCGGCAAGTATCTCTTCCGCACGAATTTTCGCTTCGATATCAACGGCACGGTGGACGAGACGCGCTTGCTGCGCCAAGATGGCCGCAACGTGTTCCGTTGGGTGATCGAGAATATTCCCAATACCATCGCGTCGATTCTGGAGCGAGCGGGTTTAACGCTGGACGACATCGATTGGTTCGCACCGCATAGTGCCAACCTGCGTATGATCGAGGCGCTCAACAAACGCATCGGTTTCCCGATGGAGAAGACGCTGCTCAGCGTCGTCGATTACGGCAACACCTCCGCGGTGAGCGTTCCGCTTGCGTTGATTCCCGCCACCCGCGATGGGCGCGTCAAATCGGGAGATCGGATCCTCATCATCGGGTTCGGCGGCGGCTTGGTCAGCGCGGGGAACGTCCTCGTCTGGCCCTAG
- a CDS encoding SpoIIE family protein phosphatase, whose protein sequence is MSALSTPREPLALLANICDLCAGSVADFCSIYLHGHGAAPAAFACADEARWGGARTAALSALLEDPLAVIGQSTLSTEPLTVGGRAIGTFVLGSERRHAGAASDSPHVAGVLTTLISMALEQSQQLAHHYHVSQRLQQALLPDRLMRVEGLSFDAAYRPASDEAEVGGDWYDAFEIGNGMIGVSVGDVTGHGLEAAVSMSQIARAIRSAAPGTNSPTALLNYVDGVVTSQGLGMATAIVGIYDPQSKILRYASAGHPHPVLLSPSGKTFVLPAGGLLLGLGMTPASPEWTVTLTPGTTCYLYTDGLLEYRRDIIEGERELLVTLERLARDGPPSADGLHEAIFQTIANTDDVATLALHNASESHVDGHWVYSSLPSSAGIAREALRNALATVHSQEFTDDAICAAGEAIANAIEHGSDAAGACFEVDYLKGPDASHVTITSKGHWKAFTPRPERGRGIPIMRACSSNFEVASTAQSTKVTLTLSHKRPL, encoded by the coding sequence TTGTCCGCTCTATCGACTCCCAGAGAGCCGTTGGCTCTGCTGGCAAACATCTGCGACCTCTGCGCCGGCTCCGTCGCCGATTTCTGCTCGATCTACCTGCACGGGCACGGCGCCGCGCCCGCCGCATTCGCATGCGCCGACGAAGCTCGATGGGGCGGCGCCCGAACGGCGGCTCTCTCCGCGCTCTTGGAGGACCCGCTGGCCGTCATCGGCCAATCCACGCTCTCAACCGAACCGCTCACCGTCGGCGGCCGCGCGATCGGGACTTTCGTATTAGGCTCGGAGCGGCGTCATGCCGGCGCCGCGTCCGATAGCCCGCACGTAGCCGGCGTATTGACGACGCTCATCTCGATGGCGCTCGAGCAATCGCAGCAGTTAGCGCATCACTATCACGTCTCTCAACGCCTCCAGCAAGCGCTGCTTCCCGATCGCTTGATGCGCGTCGAAGGCCTCTCGTTCGACGCGGCCTATCGGCCCGCGAGCGACGAAGCCGAGGTTGGCGGCGATTGGTACGACGCGTTCGAAATCGGAAACGGCATGATCGGCGTGTCGGTGGGAGACGTCACCGGCCACGGGCTCGAGGCGGCGGTTTCGATGAGCCAGATCGCGCGTGCGATACGCTCGGCGGCGCCGGGCACTAATTCGCCCACCGCGCTCCTCAACTACGTCGACGGGGTCGTTACGTCCCAAGGATTGGGAATGGCCACGGCGATCGTCGGCATCTACGACCCGCAATCGAAAATCTTGCGGTACGCTTCCGCGGGGCATCCGCACCCCGTTCTGCTATCGCCATCGGGAAAGACCTTCGTGCTGCCCGCGGGCGGTCTGCTGCTCGGCCTCGGTATGACGCCGGCGTCGCCCGAATGGACCGTTACCCTCACCCCGGGAACCACATGCTATCTCTATACCGACGGATTGCTCGAATATAGGCGCGATATCATCGAGGGGGAGCGCGAACTCTTGGTTACGCTGGAACGCTTGGCCCGTGACGGGCCCCCGAGCGCAGACGGCCTGCACGAAGCCATCTTTCAAACCATCGCGAACACGGACGATGTCGCGACGCTCGCGCTCCATAATGCGTCGGAGTCGCATGTTGACGGCCACTGGGTATATAGCAGCCTGCCGTCGTCCGCCGGCATCGCGCGAGAGGCTCTGCGTAACGCCCTCGCCACCGTCCACTCGCAAGAGTTTACCGACGACGCGATCTGCGCGGCGGGCGAAGCCATCGCCAACGCTATCGAGCACGGCAGCGACGCCGCGGGCGCGTGCTTCGAAGTCGACTATCTCAAGGGACCGGATGCATCGCACGTTACCATAACCAGCAAGGGGCATTGGAAGGCCTTCACCCCGCGGCCGGAACGGGGCCGCGGGATCCCGATCATGCGCGCGTGCAGCAGCAACTTCGAAGTCGCATCGACCGCACAAAGCACGAAGGTCACGCTTACGCTATCGCACAAGCGACCGCTTTAA
- a CDS encoding HAMP domain-containing protein, with translation MSSATVPSRSTKKPPKGGLPQTHLLAALRSFRDGDFSTRLPNSFTAIDGEIAAAFNECVERNERLAEELIRISHVVGREGLIGKRASLASAKGAWRGSLDSVNQLIDDLVFPMSEAGRVLGAVANGDLSQRMPLENDGRELKGEFLRSSRTINTMVDRLNAFASEVTRVAREVGSEGKLGGQALVKGVAGTWKDLTDSVNTMAGNLTSQVRNIAEVTTAVAHGDLSKKITVEARGEIRQLKGTINTMVDQLNAFASEVTRVAREVGSEGALGGQAQVAGVAGTWKDLTDSVNTMAGNLTAQVRNIAEVTTAVARGDLSKKITVDVRGEIAELKDTINTMVDQLNGFASEVTRVAREVGSEGKLGGQAEVEGVAGTWKDLTDSVNTMAGNLTAQVRNIADVTTAVARGDLSKKITVDVRGEILELKITVNTMVDQLNAFASEVTRVAREVGSEGKLGGQAEVEGVAGTWKDLTDSVNTMAGNLTAQVRNIADVTTAVARGDLSKKITVDVRGEIFELKNTINTMVDQLNAFASEVTRVAREVGSEGKLGGQADVRGVSGTWKDLTDSVNVMAGNLTSQVRNIADVTTAVANGDLSKKITVQVRGEILELKDTINVMVDQLNAFASEVTRVAREVGSEGRLGGQAEVKGVSGTWKDLTDSVNFMASNLTSQVRNIADVTTAVANGDLSKKITVDVRGEILELKDTINTMVDQLNAFASEVTRVAREVGSEGNLGGQADVKGVSGTWKDLTDSVNFMASNLTSQVRNIASVTTAVANGDLSKKITVDVRGEISELKNTINTMVDQLNAFASEVTRVAREVGSEGILGGQAQVGGVSGTWKDLTDSVNFMASNLTSQVRNIAKVTTAVANGDLSKKITVDVRGEIAELKDTINVMVDQLNAFASEVTRVAREVGSEGILGGQAHVQGVSGVWKDLTDNVNSMAANLTNQVRGIAKVVTGVANGDLKRKLTLQARGEIAELAETINGMIDTLATFADQVTTVAREVGFEGKLGGQAAVPSAAGLWRGLTDSVNQLAAQLTDQIRAISEVATAVTKGDLSRTIEVEARGEVGELTRNVNEMIQNLRDTTRKNTEQDWFKSNLARFTSMLQGQRDITAVTQLIMSEIVPLVNAKVGGFYISDVSGNEPTLLLMAGYALPRNRRSKRAIAFGEGLVGQAAVERQRLLLNEVPAEYLQMTSGIGQAALCSVVVFPILFEGEIKAVIELGSLERFSEIHLLFLDQLMQSIGVMLNTISASMRTEELLKQSQSLTGELQSQQLELKQTNDELEEKARLLQERNAEVERRTREIEEARTELEGKAEQLSLTSKYKSQFLANMSHELRTPLNSLLILSKQLADNSDGNMTGRQVEFAQTIRAAGSDLLTLINDILDLSKIESGTTAIDFQEVTFDEIENEVRRTFGQIAADKNLQFVVRRDRDLSDTIVTDPTRLQQVLKNLLSNAFKFTTVGSVTLHIGVDRSSRILAVPGPAIFFAVSDTGIGISPDKHGVIFEAFQQADMGTSRKFGGTGLGLAISREIAGLLGGEITVDSAADIGSTFTLYHPAQRNAPRADTAQLAPPAIDRIEAMLAKAPSEAARRSDEAIGRADDRYNIDVDDKIVLVIEDDPTFAGLLAGFATERGFRTLVAHSGHEALEMANKFMPDAITLDIGLADMDGWQLLEQLKSSAATAHIPVHVISGDEHQQRALESGAIAHLQKPVSEEALVDTFDRLLGFADSRGKDVLVVEDDLTQLNAMVNLIGTGEMNVTAVSSARAAFEAIEGNTFDCVIVDLGLPDMSGEKFIETFRAKPGHETTPIIVYTARDLQREEEARLRRISSAVVVKDGRAPERLLDEVNFFLHRVEADLPSTRRPSREAARDSLQGRRVLIVDDDARNIFALEAALRAEGMDVLAAESGRQGIASLQTRSDVDIVLMDIMMPEMDGFETIRRIRADDRIASIPIIALTAKAMKGDREACIAAGASEYVSKPVDVDQLRSLLQLWLSK, from the coding sequence ATGTCTAGCGCTACGGTACCCTCACGCAGCACTAAAAAGCCGCCCAAGGGCGGCCTGCCGCAAACCCATCTACTGGCTGCGTTGCGATCGTTTAGAGACGGCGACTTTTCGACGCGCCTTCCGAATAGTTTCACCGCGATCGACGGCGAAATCGCGGCGGCGTTCAACGAATGCGTCGAGCGTAACGAGCGGTTGGCCGAAGAACTCATTCGCATAAGTCACGTTGTCGGGCGCGAAGGCTTGATTGGGAAACGCGCGTCGCTCGCGAGCGCGAAAGGCGCTTGGCGCGGCAGCCTCGACTCGGTCAACCAACTCATCGACGATCTCGTGTTCCCGATGTCCGAGGCCGGCCGCGTACTCGGGGCGGTTGCCAACGGCGATCTCTCGCAGCGTATGCCGCTCGAAAACGACGGCCGCGAGCTCAAGGGCGAATTTCTGCGCTCGAGCCGTACGATCAACACGATGGTCGATCGTCTCAATGCCTTCGCGTCCGAGGTCACGCGCGTCGCGCGCGAGGTCGGCTCCGAAGGAAAGCTGGGCGGGCAGGCCTTGGTGAAAGGCGTCGCGGGAACGTGGAAAGACCTTACCGATTCCGTGAACACGATGGCCGGAAATCTCACGTCGCAGGTCCGCAACATCGCCGAAGTCACCACCGCCGTCGCTCACGGCGATCTTTCGAAGAAAATCACGGTCGAAGCGCGCGGCGAAATCCGTCAGCTCAAGGGCACGATCAATACGATGGTCGATCAGCTCAACGCCTTTGCTTCGGAAGTGACCCGCGTCGCGCGTGAAGTCGGATCGGAAGGCGCCCTGGGCGGCCAAGCGCAGGTTGCGGGCGTCGCCGGAACGTGGAAGGACCTTACCGACTCCGTCAACACGATGGCCGGAAATCTCACGGCGCAGGTTCGTAACATCGCGGAGGTTACCACGGCCGTCGCGCGCGGAGATCTCTCCAAAAAAATCACGGTCGACGTGCGCGGCGAGATTGCCGAACTCAAAGACACGATCAACACGATGGTCGATCAGCTCAACGGGTTTGCTTCGGAGGTGACGCGCGTCGCGCGCGAAGTCGGTTCGGAAGGCAAACTCGGAGGCCAGGCCGAGGTTGAAGGCGTCGCGGGAACGTGGAAAGACCTAACCGACTCGGTCAATACGATGGCCGGCAATTTGACGGCACAGGTGCGCAACATCGCCGACGTTACGACCGCCGTCGCCCGCGGCGACCTTTCGAAGAAAATTACGGTCGACGTCCGCGGCGAAATTCTGGAACTGAAAATTACCGTGAACACCATGGTGGACCAGCTCAACGCCTTCGCCTCGGAGGTGACGCGCGTCGCCCGCGAAGTGGGTTCCGAAGGTAAACTCGGCGGACAAGCCGAGGTTGAAGGCGTCGCCGGTACTTGGAAAGACTTAACCGATTCGGTCAACACGATGGCCGGTAACTTGACGGCCCAAGTCCGCAACATCGCCGACGTGACTACCGCCGTCGCTCGCGGCGACCTCTCGAAGAAAATCACCGTCGACGTTCGCGGCGAGATCTTCGAGCTCAAGAACACCATCAATACGATGGTCGATCAGCTCAACGCGTTTGCGTCGGAAGTGACGCGCGTTGCGCGCGAGGTCGGATCCGAAGGCAAACTCGGCGGACAGGCGGACGTGCGCGGCGTCAGCGGCACCTGGAAGGACCTGACGGACTCCGTCAACGTCATGGCCGGTAACCTCACCTCGCAGGTTCGCAACATTGCCGACGTGACGACCGCCGTCGCAAACGGCGACCTCTCGAAAAAGATTACCGTGCAGGTGCGCGGCGAGATTCTCGAGCTTAAAGATACGATCAACGTCATGGTCGATCAGCTCAACGCCTTCGCTTCCGAGGTGACGCGCGTCGCGCGCGAGGTGGGCTCCGAGGGGCGCTTAGGCGGCCAAGCCGAGGTCAAAGGCGTGAGCGGAACGTGGAAAGATCTCACCGACTCGGTGAATTTCATGGCCTCGAACCTCACCTCGCAAGTGCGCAACATCGCCGACGTGACGACGGCCGTTGCGAACGGCGACCTATCCAAAAAAATCACGGTCGACGTACGCGGCGAAATTCTAGAACTCAAAGACACGATCAACACGATGGTCGATCAGCTCAACGCCTTCGCCTCCGAAGTGACGCGCGTCGCGCGCGAGGTGGGCTCCGAGGGGAACCTCGGCGGGCAGGCCGACGTGAAGGGCGTGAGCGGAACGTGGAAAGATCTCACCGATTCGGTGAACTTTATGGCATCGAACCTCACCTCGCAAGTGCGTAACATCGCCTCGGTAACGACGGCCGTCGCCAACGGGGACCTTTCGAAGAAAATCACCGTCGACGTGCGCGGCGAGATTTCGGAATTAAAAAACACGATCAACACGATGGTCGATCAACTCAACGCTTTCGCCTCCGAAGTGACGCGCGTCGCGCGCGAGGTCGGATCCGAGGGCATCCTCGGCGGCCAGGCGCAAGTCGGCGGCGTGAGCGGCACGTGGAAGGATCTCACCGATTCGGTGAACTTCATGGCGTCGAACCTCACCTCGCAAGTGCGTAACATCGCGAAGGTGACGACCGCGGTTGCCAACGGAGACCTTTCGAAGAAGATTACGGTCGACGTCCGGGGCGAAATCGCGGAGCTGAAAGATACCATCAACGTCATGGTCGACCAGCTCAATGCCTTTGCGTCGGAAGTAACGCGCGTGGCGCGCGAGGTGGGTTCCGAGGGTATCCTCGGCGGGCAGGCCCACGTGCAGGGCGTCAGCGGCGTATGGAAAGACCTCACCGACAACGTGAACTCGATGGCGGCGAACCTTACCAACCAGGTGCGCGGCATCGCCAAGGTCGTTACCGGCGTCGCCAACGGCGATCTCAAACGTAAGCTCACGCTGCAGGCTCGCGGTGAGATCGCGGAATTGGCAGAAACGATCAACGGCATGATCGATACGCTCGCGACCTTCGCCGACCAAGTTACCACGGTGGCGCGCGAGGTCGGCTTCGAAGGAAAACTGGGCGGCCAGGCGGCCGTACCGAGTGCGGCAGGGTTGTGGCGCGGGCTTACGGACAGCGTCAACCAACTCGCGGCGCAGCTTACCGACCAGATCCGCGCCATCTCCGAGGTGGCGACCGCCGTGACCAAGGGCGATCTCTCGCGGACGATCGAAGTCGAGGCGCGCGGCGAAGTCGGCGAACTCACGCGTAACGTCAACGAGATGATTCAGAATCTCCGCGACACGACGCGTAAGAATACCGAGCAAGATTGGTTTAAGAGTAACCTCGCGCGATTCACCTCGATGCTGCAGGGGCAGCGCGATATCACTGCGGTGACGCAGTTGATCATGTCGGAGATCGTTCCGCTCGTCAACGCGAAGGTCGGCGGCTTCTATATCAGCGATGTGAGCGGCAACGAGCCGACGTTGCTCCTGATGGCCGGCTACGCGCTGCCTCGCAACCGTCGCTCCAAGCGGGCGATTGCGTTCGGTGAGGGGCTCGTCGGCCAAGCCGCGGTCGAGCGACAGAGATTGTTGCTCAACGAAGTCCCGGCCGAGTATCTGCAAATGACCTCCGGCATCGGCCAGGCGGCGCTCTGCTCGGTCGTCGTGTTCCCGATCCTATTTGAGGGCGAGATCAAAGCCGTCATCGAGTTAGGGTCGCTCGAACGCTTCAGCGAAATCCATCTGTTGTTTTTGGACCAGTTGATGCAATCGATCGGCGTCATGCTCAACACGATTTCCGCATCGATGCGTACCGAGGAGTTGCTCAAGCAGTCGCAATCGCTCACCGGCGAACTCCAGAGCCAACAGCTCGAACTCAAACAGACCAACGACGAGTTGGAAGAAAAGGCTCGCCTGTTGCAAGAGCGCAACGCCGAAGTCGAGCGTAGAACGCGCGAAATCGAAGAGGCCCGTACGGAACTCGAAGGCAAGGCCGAGCAGCTCTCTTTGACCTCGAAGTACAAGTCGCAGTTCTTGGCAAACATGTCGCACGAACTGCGAACCCCGTTGAATAGCCTGCTCATCCTCTCGAAGCAGCTTGCCGACAACAGCGATGGAAATATGACCGGGCGGCAGGTGGAGTTCGCGCAGACGATTCGCGCGGCGGGTTCGGATCTACTCACCCTCATCAACGATATTCTCGACCTCTCAAAGATCGAATCGGGAACGACCGCCATCGACTTTCAAGAAGTCACATTCGACGAAATTGAAAACGAAGTACGGCGAACGTTCGGGCAAATCGCCGCGGATAAGAACCTGCAGTTCGTCGTTCGGCGCGACCGGGATCTTTCCGACACGATCGTTACCGATCCCACGCGCCTGCAGCAAGTCCTCAAAAACTTGCTATCGAACGCGTTTAAGTTCACCACGGTGGGTTCGGTGACGCTTCACATCGGCGTCGATCGCAGCAGTCGCATTCTGGCGGTTCCCGGCCCGGCGATATTTTTCGCGGTTTCGGACACCGGCATCGGGATCTCACCCGACAAACACGGCGTCATCTTCGAGGCGTTCCAGCAAGCCGATATGGGAACGTCGCGCAAATTCGGGGGCACGGGGTTGGGCTTGGCCATCAGCCGGGAAATTGCGGGACTTCTGGGCGGCGAAATAACGGTAGATAGCGCCGCCGATATCGGCAGCACGTTCACGCTCTATCACCCCGCGCAGCGCAACGCGCCGCGAGCGGACACGGCGCAGCTCGCGCCGCCGGCCATCGATCGGATCGAAGCCATGCTGGCGAAGGCGCCGTCGGAAGCGGCCAGGCGTTCCGACGAGGCCATCGGGCGTGCCGACGACCGATACAATATCGACGTGGACGATAAGATCGTCTTGGTGATCGAAGACGATCCGACGTTCGCGGGCCTCTTGGCCGGCTTTGCGACCGAGCGCGGATTTAGAACCTTGGTGGCGCACTCGGGGCATGAGGCGCTCGAGATGGCGAACAAGTTCATGCCCGATGCGATTACCCTGGATATCGGGCTTGCCGACATGGACGGCTGGCAACTGCTCGAGCAGCTCAAATCGTCGGCCGCGACCGCGCATATTCCCGTCCACGTCATCTCGGGCGACGAGCACCAGCAACGCGCGCTCGAATCCGGCGCGATCGCTCACTTGCAGAAGCCCGTTTCGGAGGAGGCGCTCGTCGATACGTTCGATCGCCTGTTGGGTTTTGCGGACAGTCGCGGCAAGGACGTTTTGGTGGTCGAAGACGACCTTACGCAGCTCAACGCGATGGTGAACCTCATCGGCACCGGCGAGATGAACGTTACGGCGGTATCGAGCGCCCGAGCGGCGTTCGAGGCGATCGAGGGCAACACGTTCGACTGCGTCATCGTGGATTTGGGCTTGCCGGATATGTCGGGCGAGAAATTCATCGAGACGTTCCGGGCCAAGCCGGGGCATGAAACCACGCCGATCATCGTCTACACGGCGCGCGATTTACAGCGGGAAGAAGAGGCGCGCTTGCGCCGCATTTCTTCAGCGGTGGTGGTAAAAGACGGGCGCGCGCCGGAGCGCTTGCTCGACGAGGTCAATTTCTTTCTCCATCGCGTGGAGGCCGATCTGCCGTCGACACGGCGACCCTCTCGCGAGGCCGCGCGCGACTCGCTACAGGGGCGGCGGGTACTAATCGTGGACGACGACGCGCGCAATATCTTTGCGCTCGAGGCGGCGTTACGCGCCGAGGGAATGGACGTGCTGGCCGCCGAGAGCGGCCGGCAGGGTATCGCCAGCCTCCAAACACGCTCCGACGTCGATATCGTCCTGATGGATATCATGATGCCGGAGATGGACGGGTTCGAGACCATTCGCAGGATCCGCGCGGACGATCGCATCGCTTCGATCCCGATTATCGCGCTCACAGCGAAGGCGATGAAGGGCGACCGCGAGGCGTGCATCGCCGCCGGCGCATCCGAATACGTCAGTAAGCCGGTGGACGTCGATCAGCTTCGCTCGCTATTGCAGCTATGGTTGAGCAAGTAG
- a CDS encoding CheR family methyltransferase, producing the protein MVEQVDALTGALPALDLRRDELADIELQLLIDALLRYGGYDLRSMNQAILRRRIADVMRAQSIATISGLQDRLLHDERTLASFLVMMSGGASQLFHDPPFLKAFALHVVPLLQTYSFIRIWVPGSGIGANAFSLAAILDEAGILDRSVIYATTLNDVAASVAKAGVYSHASEADLTASMRQAGLVSPASRFFETTKLQAFPVDRLRQSVMFARHSPAEDGPINEFHAIVARGIFPSLNGAIQYRLHRLAYDSLLHLGFLCLGQRESLAGTVHERAFRNVVPGQPIYRKMR; encoded by the coding sequence ATGGTTGAGCAAGTAGACGCTCTAACGGGGGCTCTCCCGGCGCTGGACCTGCGGCGCGATGAGCTCGCCGATATAGAGCTGCAGTTGCTCATCGACGCCCTGCTGCGCTACGGCGGGTACGATCTGCGCAGTATGAATCAGGCGATACTGCGCCGGCGTATCGCCGACGTCATGCGCGCGCAGTCGATCGCAACGATTTCAGGCTTGCAGGACCGGCTTCTTCACGACGAACGGACGCTTGCCTCGTTTTTGGTGATGATGTCCGGGGGCGCGTCGCAGCTCTTCCACGATCCGCCGTTTTTGAAAGCGTTCGCGTTGCACGTCGTCCCGTTGCTGCAAACCTACTCGTTCATCCGCATCTGGGTACCCGGAAGCGGTATCGGCGCAAACGCCTTCTCGCTGGCCGCGATTTTGGACGAAGCCGGAATTCTCGATCGTTCGGTCATTTACGCGACGACCCTCAACGACGTTGCCGCTTCGGTGGCCAAGGCCGGGGTTTATTCGCACGCCTCCGAAGCCGACCTTACCGCATCGATGCGGCAAGCCGGGCTCGTATCTCCGGCGTCGCGTTTCTTCGAGACGACAAAGCTGCAGGCGTTTCCGGTGGATCGGTTACGGCAAAGCGTGATGTTCGCGCGGCATAGCCCGGCCGAAGACGGCCCGATCAACGAGTTTCACGCAATCGTTGCGCGCGGCATTTTTCCGTCGCTCAACGGCGCCATCCAGTACCGTCTCCATCGGCTGGCGTACGACAGCCTTTTGCACTTGGGATTTTTGTGCCTGGGTCAACGCGAATCGCTGGCCGGTACCGTGCACGAGCGGGCATTCCGTAACGTGGTTCCCGGCCAACCCATCTATCGAAAGATGCGCTAA
- a CDS encoding STAS domain-containing protein yields the protein MAYDPTLTPGLIDHFSHRCAENERIVFASCDIDIATSKHFVEYIEQVAIDGQALTIDLTRCGYIDSSGLKALVRLHERSSGMLRVIIPPSGTIARVFHITQLERVLQVSHAAAA from the coding sequence ATGGCATACGATCCCACCTTAACCCCAGGCCTCATCGACCATTTTTCACACCGGTGTGCGGAAAACGAGCGCATCGTGTTCGCCAGTTGCGACATCGACATCGCCACCAGCAAGCATTTTGTAGAATACATCGAGCAGGTCGCGATCGACGGGCAAGCCCTGACGATCGATCTGACGCGTTGCGGCTACATCGATTCCAGCGGCCTCAAGGCGCTCGTGCGGCTGCACGAACGCTCGAGCGGCATGTTACGCGTGATTATTCCGCCATCGGGAACGATCGCGCGCGTGTTCCACATCACGCAGCTCGAGAGGGTGCTTCAAGTTTCGCACGCCGCGGCGGCGTAG
- a CDS encoding flagellar basal body rod C-terminal domain-containing protein, which produces MDGIAWAQSAMVAARTRLDIATGNLANVSTNGFARLVARGSLTARGVVIRSRAQLGHGGLRPTGRAYDLAIVGDGNFRVRELSGRIVRTRNGAFERDVRGHLHDDAGRVLLGTNGALRVPDGATFDAVGRLMLHGTPIGRVPLPRGSSLRAGFIETANVNAIGEMVDVLAAERSYESAEKVMSAIDGTRQKAANDVARLK; this is translated from the coding sequence ATGGATGGAATTGCATGGGCACAGAGCGCGATGGTCGCGGCACGGACGCGGCTGGACATTGCTACCGGTAATCTCGCCAACGTTTCAACGAATGGCTTTGCCCGTCTGGTAGCGCGCGGTTCGCTGACGGCCCGCGGGGTCGTGATTCGATCGCGCGCGCAACTCGGGCACGGCGGGTTACGCCCGACCGGACGCGCGTACGATCTCGCGATCGTCGGCGATGGAAACTTTCGCGTGCGTGAACTCTCGGGGCGAATCGTACGCACGCGCAACGGTGCATTCGAGCGCGACGTTCGCGGCCATCTCCACGACGATGCCGGGCGGGTGCTGCTCGGTACGAACGGAGCACTGCGCGTCCCGGATGGCGCGACTTTCGATGCGGTCGGGCGACTGATGCTGCACGGAACGCCAATCGGGCGCGTCCCGCTTCCGCGCGGGAGCAGCCTTCGAGCGGGCTTTATCGAGACGGCAAACGTGAACGCGATCGGCGAGATGGTCGACGTGTTGGCAGCGGAGCGTTCGTACGAAAGCGCCGAAAAAGTGATGAGCGCGATTGACGGCACGCGGCAGAAAGCCGCGAACGACGTCGCGAGGCTCAAATAA